A genomic region of Bactrocera dorsalis isolate Fly_Bdor chromosome 3, ASM2337382v1, whole genome shotgun sequence contains the following coding sequences:
- the LOC105230166 gene encoding double-strand break repair protein MRE11 produces MSEEVNNEDVLRILVATDNHLGYAEKNAVRGDDSFVTFEEILQLAVQEDVDFILLGGDLFHDAVPSQNTLHNCMKLLRRYTFGDKPISIEMLSDQSVNFHNATNETVNYEDPNLNIAIPVFSIHGNHDDPSGFGQLSSLDLLSTTGLINYFGRWTDLTKVTISPLLLRKGETQLALYGLSHIHDARLRRLFEDFKVNIACPGTEEGEWFHLMVLHQNHADRGPKSNIPEELLPDFLHLVIWGHEHDCHINPNFNATRNFYVSQPGSSVATSLAEGEALKKYVGLLEIHKTRFQMKPLPLQTVRPFVFDSVDLTQMTEELKLDEGDVQNKVMAMAKERVQNMIAKAKEQFTGHPKQPQLPLIRLRILFSNEEQMFNAIRFGQSYNEQVANPADMIHFKKVVKRAKGEHSDYDNEALRSALDNIQVDVGSEMKIENFIERYFQEIPAKRRLKILSPQILAEMCNRMVEKGDVTAADGIMKHCKERALEHLLETLPADDEIEESLEAFNSQLSLDDVLKSLEKTDSKVKANTSSFSSTSTLSKSRQSTQVRGKSTALNTNNSDSDDEPFAKKTPKQQSKASKNFFLDDSDDSDLEAAPQPTKGTKAARGRKTTKAETTTKTTAARGRGRGRGRGTAAAPTRSTRQALDVSVNSTRSSLLESLANARAKRGTKDAHVIDISDSE; encoded by the exons ATGAGCGAGGAAGTAAATAATGAAGACGTGCTGCGCATACTGGTGGCCACCGACAATCACTTGGGCTATGCAGAGAAAAATGCGGTGCGCG GAGACGATAGCTTTGTAACTTTTGAGGAAATACTTCAACTGGCTGTGCAGGAAGATGTTGACTTCATTTTACTCGGCGGCGATTTATTTCATGATGCAGTTCCCAGCCAGAACACACTGCACAA CTGCATGAAATTACTACGGCGTTACACATTTGGTGACAAACCGATTAGCATTGAAATGCTTAGTGATCAGTCGGTGAATTTCCACAATGCCACCAATGAGACGGTCAATTACGAGGATCCAAATCTTAATATAGCTATACCAGTATTTTCCATACATGGCAACCATGATGATCCCAGCGGTTTTGGACAACTTAGCTCGCTTGATTTACTCTCGACGACTGgactaataaattattttggacGCTGGACCGATCTCACAAAAGTAACTATTAGTCCATTACTTTTGCGCAAAGGTGAAACACAATTAGCACTGTATGGACTGAGTCATATACACGATGCACGtttgcgacgactgtttgagGATTTTAAAGTCAATATAGCGTGTCCGGGAACCGAAGAAGGTGAATGGTTTCACTTGATGGTTTTGCATCAGAATCATGCTGATCGCGGTCCAAAAAGTAATATTCCAGAAGAATTGCTACCTGATTTTTTGCACTTGGTTATTTGGGGTCATGAACACGATTGCCATATAAATCCTAATTTCAATGCGACACGTAACTTTTACGTTAGTCAACCGGGATCATCTGTTGCTACTTCGCTAGCTGAGGGTGAAGCGCTCAAGAAATATGTGGGCTTATTGGAAATACATAAAACGCGCTTCCAAATGAAACCGTTACCATTACAAACCGTACGTCCATTTGTTTTCGATTCGGTCGATTTGACTCAAATGACGGAAGAACTAAAGTTGGATGAAGGAGATGTACAAAATAAGGTTATGGCTATGGCAAAAGAGCGTGTGCAAAATAtgatagcaaaagcaaaggagCAATTCACCGGGCATCCAAAACAACCGCAATTGCCGCTTATACGCTTGCGAATACTCTTTTCCAATGAGGAACAAATGTTTAATGCGATACGCTTCGGCCAGTCGTACAATGAGCAG GTAGCTAATCCAGCAGATATGatacattttaaaaaagtagtaaaGCGTGCCAAGGGTGAGCATTCGGATTATGACAATGAAGCTTTGCGAAGTGCCTTAGATAACATTCAAGTG GATGTGGGCAGTGAAATGAAAATCGAGAACTTCATTGAgcgatattttcaagaaattccAGCCAAGCgccgtttaaaaattttatcaccACAAATATTGGCAGAAATGTGCAATCGTATGGTAGAAAAGGGAGACGTAACTGCGGCTGATGGTATTATGAA ACACTGCAAAGAAAGAGCTTTGGAGCACCTGCTGGAGACCCTACCAGCTGATGACGAAATCGAAGAATCGTTAGAGGCCTTCAATTCACAACTATCTCTCGACGATGTACTAAAAAGTTTGGAAAAAACTGACTCAAAAGTGAAAGCAAATACAAGTAGCTTTTCTTCAACGTCTACACTTAGCAAGAGCAGGCAATCAACGCAAGTGAGGGGCAAGTCGACTGCTTTAAACACCAATAACAGCGACAGTGATGATGAACCATTCGCAAAGAAAACGCCTAAGCAGCAATCAAAAGCATCGAAGAACTTTTTCTTGGACGACAGTGACGATAGCGATTTAGAAGCTGCACCTCAGCCTACTAAAGGTACAAAAGCTGCACGTGGAAGAAAAACCACCAAAGCTGAGACTACCACAAAAACAACTGCAGCTCGTGGGCGTGGTAGGGGGCGGGGGCGAGGCACTGCGGCGGCGCCAACACGTTCCACACGACAAGCTTTGGATGTATCGGTAAACTCCACG CGTTCCTCACTATTGGAGTCTTTGGCGAATGCGCGTGCAAAGCGTGGCACCAAAGATGCACACGTTATCGATATATCCGACTCGGAGTAA
- the LOC105230168 gene encoding guanine nucleotide-binding protein subunit beta-like protein 1, whose translation MAVLPPDPVFTLRCPEMGPVNSICFHHCDRLLAGTLKGSIFLWDLQTNRSALHFEVGQQPITSLHHTDDTLITQEKVGTVTLWTMSNSGYVRERTIEANFNAFCRTALYTPPEGSGGPLLFYPCDENSIGVLHVNDDVAAPSQMLVPDDPQLPKLGSVSCFKPFESASQLFLLAGYESGHFLTWDLSSGVIIDLLQLDPEPMAIDYDPQTNRGIVGGPNDKLTAITYQRQSMQLQRANDIAIKNAGINCIRIRDDQKVFASGGWDGRVRIFSWKSLRPLAVLTEHKTAGGGGIMDIAYSEGKVSMWNARIMASAGTDGQVALWDLYN comes from the exons ATGGCCGTTTTGCCGCCTGATCCAGTTTTTACGCTGCGCTGCCCGGAGATGGGACCAGTGAATTCCATTTGCTTTCATCACTGCGATCGTTTGTTGGCCGGCACCCTTAAGGGTAGCATCTTCTTGTGGGACTTGCAG ACAAATCGTTCGGCATTGCATTTTGAGGTTGGCCAACAGCCTATAACTAGTCTTCACCATACCGACGATACGCTGATTACGCAGGAAAAAGTTGGCACAGTTACTTTGTGGACAATGTCGAACAGTGGTTATGTTCGTGAACGCACCATCGAAGCCAATTTCAATGCTTTCTGTCGTACTGCATTGTATACACCGCCTGAGGGCAGCGGTGGGCCGCTACTCTTCTATCCTTGTGATGAAAATTCAATTGGTGTGCTGCATGTGAATGACGACGTTGCTGCGCCATCACAAATGCTTGTTCCAGACGATCCACAATTGCCGAAATTGGGTAGCGTATCTTGTTTCAAACCATTCGAAAGTGCTTCACAGTTATTCCTTCTCGCCGGCTATGAATCCGGTCATTTTCTGACATGGGATTTAAGTTCGGGCGTCATTATAGATTTGTTACAGTTGGATCCCGAACCAATGGCAATCGATTACGATCCACAAACCAATCGAGGCATTGTTGGAGGACCAA ATGACAAACTCACCGCAATTACGTATCAACGACAATCGATGCAATTGCAAAGAGCCAACGATATCGCCATAAAAAATGCCGGCATTAACTGCATACGCATACGAGATGATCAGAAAGTATTTGCGAGTGGCGGTTGGGATGGTCGTGTGCGCATCTTCTCTTGGAAAAGTTTACGCCCGCTTGCGGTGTTAACTGAACATAAAACTGCCGGCGGCGGTGGCATTATGGATATCGCATATTCAGAAGGGAAAGTATCGATGTGGAATGCGCGTATTATGGCGTCTGCAGGCACCGATGGGCAGGTTGCTTTATGGGATTTATACAACTGA
- the LOC105230169 gene encoding uncharacterized protein LOC105230169 — MSKKASPLSVGTKIKAKTATLETAKHTRTTTGTVEIAQSSSLNTAPGDISATAAMQAVKIKKELPSDEIKEFAENTMNELLGWYGFDGVDRLDLSTKTSRLLQSAAVAQANNAALTAANSNCANNNSSVSNSALSQQQQRHCMEKRRSRSRAATLLQLQQQQNEHLRNINNNSNNSNSNANNKNSSSSRKITLSCGSGNYRTGNRANASALAGVSSSGGGGSGGAGGGGESTTSDHDTRSSREEDSKSPISAGKNTTLEEKIDLLNCCWCRRPVPENAPEFLTTTDGPRYCSESCFTQSRRASFKKAKTCDWCKHVRHAISYVDFQDGASQLQFCSDKCLNQYKMQIFCKETQAHLDMNPHLREQGLEAVASGNGAGLITPDLWLRNCRSRSASPASTISVSPGPQGAAVITTQNVGIATGSSSSPASSAASNVGHSTVPPHKPMISVAPVSKLMSKSVGMLSSATVPTSNRVSPKHNRKKRPLRSSLSGSANAHADLSSVCMKGNHLSREGSSLSGSAATNATSLIGKGKSLLSGNGSNSLRTSPGVHLPVPGAGGSCGKTGASVLNQFAGSSVQDLHMSVPPLSPMMEQQSPSHVLPSHPLSSARCGTNIPPAFFATTTGGQPPNNAGPHQQIPHGAYPPHPPPFLSNAGAPTAPGLLPRFFGAGGFPAFPLPPHVVQTPPDMMGGLGLGALLGAPPPVTVMVPYPIVIPLPIPIPVPLPVMDFYKAYMTPEERSKLKEKEESEAKKDALRSNTADEEANAEARLEHSDCEHKIEVGEETANEEPLDFTKTKNCMQAQHIEHQDEEIATVSVHLVEEATSSLKRALSDEHLTTTTSLSPATPVTPTTNTTTTTAVTPSPDRSPCSPATSCKATHCIVRSDESAAIRRELSADIDEAGGAIGDCDDAKQKLPKFKITRLQTKRTLIQTKEVPSTPTTSAAECSRPLRKRKRIIDCDFQKLALKELTSADGDGDENADLHSEEADPKTTGISLSTIACNNNTKAQSKK; from the exons GAATTCGCCGAGAACACAATGAACGAGCTGCTCGGCTGGTACGGGTTCGACGGTGTGGATCGCCTGGACTTGTCGACGAAAACCAGCCGCCTGCTGCAATCGGCGGCAGTTGCACAAGCGAACAACGCGGCGCTGACGGCTGCCAATAGCAACTGCGCCAACAACAACTCCAGCGTCAGTAACAGTGCATtgagccaacaacaacagcgacattGCATGGAGAAACGGCGTAGTCGCAGTCGAGCTGCCACGTTGCTgcaattgcaacagcaacagaacGAGCACTTGCgaaacattaacaacaacagcaataacagcaatagcaatgcgaacaacaaaaacagcagcagcagtagaaaAATTACGCTGAGTTGTGGCAGCGGAAATTATCGCACCGGCAACCGAGCTAACGCCAGCGCTTTAGCTGGTGTCAGTAGCAGTGGCGGTGGTGGTAGCGGTGGAGCTGGTGGCGGCGGTGAAAGCACAACATCCGACCACGATACGCGCAGTTCGCGTGAGGAGGATTCGAAGAGTCCGATTTCAGCTGGCAAAAATACAACTCTGGAGGAGAAAATCG aCTTGCTGAACTGCTGTTGGTGCCGTCGTCCTGTGCCCGAGAATGCGCCTGAGTTTCTCACCACCACCGATGGGCCGCGTTACTGTTCCGAATCGTGCTTCACGCAATCACGACGCGCGTCCTTTAAGAAAGCCAAAACTTGTGATTGGTGCAAGCACGTGCGACATGCTATCAGCTATGTGGACTTTCAGGATGGTGCTTCGCAATTGCAATTTTGCTCGGATAAATGTCTGAATCAGTATAAAATGCAGATTTTCTGCAAGGAGACACAAGCGCATCTGGACATGAATCCACATCTGCGTGAACAGGGTCTGGAAGCTGTGGCGTCCGGTAATGGCGCTGGTCTCATAACGCCCGACTTGTGGCTGCGCAATTGTCGTAGTCGTTCGGCATCGCCAGCTTCGACAATATCCGTTTCGCCAGGTCCACAAGGTGCCGCCGTGATTACAACGCAAAATGTTGGCATAGCCACGGGCTCTTCATCTTCTCCAGCTTCATCAGCAGCCTCAAATGTGGGGCACTCTACGGTGCCGCCACATAAGCCCATGATCTCGGTGGCGCCTGTCTCGAAGCTCATGTCGAAGAGTGTCGGCATGTTGAGCTCTGCAACGGTGCCAACATCGAATCGCGTCTCGCCGAAACACAATCGCAAAAAGCGACCATTGCGCTCTAGCTTGAGTGGCAGCGCCAACGCGCACGCCGATTTATCTTCCGTCTGCATGAAGGGAAATCATTTGTCTCGCGAGGGCAGTAGTTTGAGTGGCTCAGCCGCTACTAATGCAACCAGTTTGATAGGCAAGGGTAAATCATTGTTGAGCGGCAACGGAAGCAACAGCTTGCGGACAAGTCCAGGCGTTCATTTGCCAGTGCCTGGTGCGGGTGGAAGTTGCGGAAAGACAGGTGCATCTGTGTTAAACCAGTTTGCGGGTTCAAGCGTGCAGGATCTCCATATGAGTGTGCCACCCCTGTCACCAATGATGGAACAACAAAGTCCGTCTCATGTGCTGCCATCACATCCGTTAAGTAGCGCGCGTTGCGGTACAAATATACCACCGGCATTTTTCGCCACGACTACTGGCGGTCAACCGCCTAACAATGCTGGACCACATCAACAAATACCACACGGCGCATACCCGCCACATCCGCCACCCTTTCTATCAAATGCTGGTGCGCCTACAGCGCCTGGTTTACTGCCGCGATTCTTCGGCGCCGGCGGTTTTCCTGCATTTCCACTGCCCCCGCATGTGGTGCAAACGCCGCCTGACATGATGGGCGGTTTGGGACTTGGCGCCTTGCTAGGTGCGCCTCCTCCGGTTACAGTTATGGTGCCATATCCCATAGTTATACCGCTACCTATACCCATACCGGTGCCACTGCCAGTGATGGACTTTTACAAGGCCTACATGACCCCCGAAGAGCGTAGCAAACTAAAGGAAAAAGAAGAAAGTGAAGCCAAGAAAGATGCGTTAAGGTCAAATACTGCGGATGAGGAGGCAAACGCTGAGGCTAGATTGGAACATAGTGATTGCGAACACAAAATTGAAGTTGGCGAGGAAACCGCCAACGAAGAGCCGTTAGATTTCACTAAAACAAAGAACTGTATGCAAGCACAACATATTGAGCACCAAGATGAAGAAATAGCTACGGTCTCTGTGCATTTAGTTGAAGAAGCCACATCCAGTCTTAAACGCGCCTTGTCCGACGAGCACTTGACAACGACGACGTCATTATCACCGGCAACACCAGTCACCCCAACGACCAACACAACTACCACCACCGCCGTAACACCTTCGCCGGACCGTTCTCCCTGCTCGCCAGCCACGTCTTGCAAGGCCACACATTGCATTGTACGTTCAGACGAATCGGCCGCAATCAGACGGGAACTAAGCGCAGATATAGACGAAGCTGGTGGTGCTATCGGCGATTGTGACGATGCTAAACAAAAATTACCGAAATTTAAGATAACGCGACTCCAAACGAAGCGCACACTCATACAAACCAAAGAAGTACCCAGCACGCCCACCACTTCGGCGGCGGAATGCAGCCGACCATTACGAAAGCGGAAGCGCATAATCGATTGCGATTTTCAAAAGTTAGCTCTCAAAGAGTTGACGTCAGCGGACGGCGATGGCGATGAAAACGCTGATTTGCATAGTGAGGAAGCCGATCCGAAGACGACAGGAATCAGTTTATCAACAATAGCGTGCAATAATAACACTAAAGCCCAAAGCAAAAAGTAG